DNA from Prunus persica cultivar Lovell chromosome G6, Prunus_persica_NCBIv2, whole genome shotgun sequence:
GTCTTGTACATTTGTAGAAAAAAACAACGAAGGAAGCTACCTTGCATTGCATCCAATCCAAGCACTTTAATTAGGGCAGAACAATACGGAAGCTCAAACCTGAGGTGTTTAATTACCTTTACTAACGGGGTTGGGATTTTGATAAAAGAGCGATAGTATTTTGTTGATAAGAACTAATGGGGTTGAGATATAAAAGCTATTTTATGCTCAAATACAAAAGCTCTTAGTTTATTTGTCACTTTCTTTGGTCAATAATAGTATTTGTTCTACAATTTTCTATTGGATTTTCAAAGACTGTGACCAACTGTACTTTTGCCGTGATGTggaaacaaaatagaaaagaaaaggcagaAGCACAGATGGTGTCTAATCTACGTGGTTGCGTATGAACCAAGTTAAAATATAGAAGTGAGAATCCATGAAAAGTTCAAGCCAACTCTCTTAACGTATCCAAATTGATAACCCTTTATGATATTCAATTCCACATTCACATGAACAAATCATCAAGATAAGATCACGAGCAGCAAAAACAACAATATTTACCAGTTTAAAGGGAGAAGCAGATAATAAGAGGCAGGTCTAAAAGCTTTGTACATCCACATTATTTCCATTACAAAACTACAAATTCCAGTGAACTTTTCAACTAAATTTTAAtgcaatatataaacacataccATCTGAGAAACGGGGTTCTTTTTCAGTTCGAAAAAGATTCTCAAAATTGCATTTTGTAGAGAAAAAGACATTGTCCCAAACATAAGACTTACAGGTATATTTCATCACATAAAAACAGTCcataattctttctttttttttggtagattTATATATTGGTAAATGGTAAATAATTATTCTTTTGCAGCTTACTAAATTTCTTAGGGTATTCTAGTAGAAGGAAAATCAATGTCTAGCGAAAAACAGTAGGAGAAATCATTCAATCAACATAGTTTTACCCGCAATTGGTGACGGTTTAAGGACCTATAGTGACGAAGTTTTAGCCCCATTAGACAAAATTGTGTTTAGCAGCGGTTTTTTGGGTCGCTAACCGTAGGTAAAAGGTCTTTCAGCGACGATACATGTAACCGCCGCTAAAAGTCGTAACTACTTTAAATTCGCCTCCCTTTCCTGTCATCTCAATTGGAGCACAAATTTACAAAATAGTCTCTCTGAAAACGATTACcagttaaaaaaatatttttatgatCACCCAGTATGGAGCTACTTTAGTTTACATCAACTAATACACAGTAGATATACAGTTGTACACTTAATCCAGAATACAATCAAACAATTAGAAGCCCGCATTGGCAACCCCTGCACTTGAAGAGTGATTTCAACTTTTATCTCATCCTTTGAATTGCCACTCCCTGCGACACATGGGGCAATGTGCCTGAGGAGTCTGTGAATTTACCCATTTTAAGATGCAATGAAGATGGAAAGCATGGTTGCATGCACCCCAAACTGCAAGATAAAAGAATAATTTAGAAAATTATCAAGCTGTGCAAAAGATGAACCCAATAATTAatatcaaatgaaaattataaacaaagaaacacaaaTCAGACTGCTAATGCAAACGATGAAATGTCTGAATCTAGTCAGTCAATGCACAAAGTAAGAAAGGATTTCCCACCTTAAATGCATGCATTGTAAGCAATTTGGTTGGCCTTCTTGATAATAGAAGAAGAATATAGGGTTTGACTGTTAGTTTGGTAGATACCATGGCAGCCGTGCATTGCAAACCATGTGTAAAATGATGTTCTAAGATGTCGGCGGAAGATCTTCTGTTAGATATTTGAATCATATTTGGGTAGttcattgaagaaaaagagagaaaatccaAATGCCAATGCTTGTAAATTAACAATGATCTGTATATTCCATACTACTGTGAAACAAAGCATTGATATGAATTGATGtcattatatatgaatgaGTAGCAAGAACCGCACAAATCAGAAtagaaaaatgtgaaaaaagGTATAACCAAATGCGTAAAGAGACAACATGTGCTTCACTACTCAAACATCATAAGTTCATAGGTCAATCTGAAACTCTATTGCAGACTTAGATCTTTAATAATAGGAGAGGCAACAGAATTTGGTGAAAGATGAAATATTATGCAAGGCATCAAGCAAATAATGTTAGCTACTTACTTAGTGGGCAATCATCCCCGGGGAGCTTACAATCAGGACAACACCCATCAAATGCCATCCTGCAAATCCCACATGTTTCATCTTGTGCATCCCATGTCCATGAAGCGACAGCATGCCACCTGCAGGTTGAAAAGGATAAGAACTAGAGCTCCAAGAGTACATCATTGttaaatttataaacattCACAAGTGCAACAATTGATTAATGAAAATAACAGATAGAGAAGAGATAAAGAGGACATACTCTGTTTGAAAAGCCCATCAGATATTCGAAAAGAGAGTCAGTTAAGAGAAAACTGTTTCTATAAAACGTGTGCAATACATTTCACAACAAACACGTTTCAAGTAAAGGCAAATTAATTAGCAAACAAGATCATGTAAAATTTTCAAGCCGATCAACAATTAGTAATTCTTGAAGAAGCCAAATCATATGAATTTGATACCATCAAACTAAAATTCATTCTACCAGGATTAAATAAATGCAACAAAGTTAACACCATAGAagtgaaagaaaaggaaaatataaacgattgttataaatagtataaagGTAGTGCATTTAAAAGAAAGGAACTGAAAACACATTGACAAGGATACGCAAGATGTTGACTTTCATCCTCTTCTCCTGCAACTACAAAATCCCAAACCATACATTTCAGAGAAGTGAATGATAATAGAATCTCTAGTGAATGATAATAGAATCTCTTTGGTTCCATCAGTTTTGAGAAGATACACACTCAGGAAACAAAATTCAGAACCCTATTGATTTCAGCAATATTCATGGCAAACTGTTAAAAATAACTGCTGCTTGTAATTCATGGCAAACCAATATTGATTTCAGCAAATTTTCCAGCGACCAAAGTTTGGTGCTTTCCATCATAttcaagaaatatattttatatgaaatcCTCGAAACTTCCAAACCAAACTATAAATAAGCCTATCCTTTAacttataaaaaaagaggcattgggggaaaaaaaaacacttgtaGCAGTGGGTTGAACTATCCTTATTGGTTGTATGGCCAGAGTTGTCATCATAACGCCAATAGGATTTTGCTCAAGTTCTGCATTACTTCGAAGACCAGTGTCTAACATAAAGCTTACATCGCTGTCTTTCCAGGTCTCTGTCTTCCTAAAATACCCTAGAATTTTCTCACTAATAATCCTTAAAAacccaaataataaaatcaagaaTCAGCACTAATTATACCAAATTcaactcaaaatcaatcgCTAAAATCACTCAAACACATCATATTAGACCATAGAAAATAAATCGAAGTTTTCATCCTGCGACATCTAGAGAAGAGCAGCCATAGAGCGTACCTAGGGCAGAATCGGAGCCACGGAAGAAGGCGAACCCTAGTCTTCGTCGTTCGTTCGAAACCGACGTCTGAGGTTGGTTTCCAGAGTCCGGGCAGCTTTGGGCTTGGATTCAAGACGCCGTGTTCCTGACTGACACTAagcccaccaaaccaaactagGGCTACGAATTTGAGCATAATTGGAATAGACATAATGCAGGGTTTTTTGGGCCTCCAAATGTTTGACTATATTTGTGACTTCAAGCCCAttaaaaaaagcccaaattgttaattttaatgatttttatttatttatatattcgTCATTGTGAATTTATACGTTTAGATGGAATGAGTGTGATTTGCACGTTAAAATGAgtatatttcatttcaaataAGAAGCCAAACATTATATTAATAGAGGTTAAAATATCGTGTAAAtagcttgtagctcaagtgattaagaacATTTACTCTTGCATATGAGGTCTTAACTTCAATTTCCACCTCTCCAATATCGTTtgtatcaacaaaaaaaatataaaaaaaattaaataccgTAGTTATTCTCTATGCAACATCCCTACACTTCAATCAAGAAAAGTTTCTGTATGTTAGACATTCGTCATGTTCATCGCAagatgaaatttcaaatagGTCATTGGATTTGGATTGGTGGGCGCTGGTGACCATTAGGAGGAGGGATGGTTGGCTAATCTTGGCCGGAGTCATGGAATGAGAGAAGCGAGGTATATAGGGGAGACAAGAAATAGAAATATTATCAGCTACTCTCCTTAATCAAGTCTAATTCCTGATTTCTTAGgtattaaattatgaattttaatgTGAAACTCACATAACTTTTAATTCCTCATGTACTAACTAATAAACACGTGAAAAATTAGGAACTAAAATAATTCCAATGCTCATAGCACAccataaatttcaaatagGTCATTGCATTTTTGGAGTGCTCGGTGAGCATTAGGAGGAGGGATGGATGGCCGGTCTTGGGCGGTTTGAGAGTCTTGTTCTCGAgtcgagaggctttttttaaatgcaagaaaaattaagaataGAAATAATTTTGATACATACCTACTCTACCTAAGTAGCACACCATAAATATGGTGAAAGTAAAATTAGAAATATAAACTGTCCAGATATAGTAttattaattgttattaggGCATGGGTCAAGAAAATAGAAGCATGACCAAAAAGAGgcagaataataaaaagaaaaatcctaaACAATAATGGACTGGATTAccttataaataataatgacCAAAGATATAATATAGATTGAATGAACCACATCAACATCTGTGTTGTAATGCATGTATGTATGAGAATTAACAGACAATTACTTCCATATAAACCCAAGGGTGGATAAGAAGTCccatgaattaaaaaataataataaatagaaaaaaaaacacacacataaAACATCCACCAAACTCAATTTACTAAATTTTCTGCATCATATtacaactttttttatttttgctaatAAAAATCTACCGAGACATACCAAAATGTTCTATATTGAAGTTCATATCTCCTGCTTTGTAAGAGCATTAAATTTCTATTTAGGATGTAATCTTCTAGAATTGGTTAGGTAGCCCTTCTGCTGCTATATAATACCCCAGGCTGTTTGGGGCTaatccatcttcttcttcttccctagtttgcaatttctttctctctctctctctctctctctctctctctctctctctccattttttttttcttccttttgagCCATGACTAGAAAGAAGGTCAAGTTGGCCTACATAGCTAATGACTCAACCAGAAAAGCCACTttcaaaaaaaggaagagggGCTTGATAAAAAAGATAAGTGAACTGAGCACACTCTGTGACGTTCCAGCGTGTGCCCTAATCTATAGCCAGTATGAGTCTCTCCCTGATATCTGGCCATCTCCTTCCGGCGTGCAGCGTGTTATCGCGCAATTCAGAAATATGCCGGAGATGGAACAAGGGCGGAAGATGTTCAACCAGGAGACCTTTCTCAGGCAGCGGATCGTGAAGTCCCACGAACAGCTCAAGAGGCTGAGGAAAGAGAACAGAGAAAAGGAGGTGTCGAGGGTGATGTTCCAGACCCTCACTGGTAGGCCTCTTCAGGGACTGAACATGATCGACCTGAACGACCTAGGATGGCTAATCGACCAGAATGTGAAGGAGCTTGGTGAGAAGATCAAGAGCAAGAGAGAGGAGCTGCTGGCTCAGAGAAATGAAGTCACAATGGCAGCACCAAATGCAGCAGCTTTGCCTGCTAGAGCTGGAGACCATGGCATGGACCTGAACATGCAGCAGCCAGCAATGGAGAACACCATGCAGAGGCCTCCATGGTTCTCAGATGTGATGACCCCGCAGGAGCCTATGGGGTCTGGTGCTGCTGGTGGCGATGAGGTGTTGCCCTTCGGAGATCAGAATCATCCTGCCTTTTGGCATAACAGTCCCTTTTTTCATTGAACTCTATCTGgtgtttgtttagtttttgttgttttttttaagtgattttcttttatggatgttttgttttgatggtGCTAGTCTCCATCTCAAACCACTGCAGGTTTCGTTTCTTAAtttcttgaatttaaatttatgtACCCAAAAGTTTATATAAACAGTAGTTCAGTTGTTTGGTTTTCTCAATCGTATTCTTTGAGGGCTTATATTCTCTGATGTATTTGAGTACTTTATTAGATCTTTTTAATATATCCTTTTGAATTTAAGATTTGTTGCTATGTTATTGagaaccaaccaaccaaagcAAGAATGATTAACAAAGAAAGGTCAATGGAGTTGGATATGTTTATCAGAAAGTTTTACATTTCATAGATCGCAATATTATGTAGTTCTTATCTTCACTAAAAATTACTCCTACACGTCCAACAAGAGTTGAAAGATAATCTCATATAACATTTGAAGACAAACTTTTGTACCATTGGTTAactgtaattttatagattgaAAACATATCAAAGAAAACtatccaaaagaaaattacaattaaaaTCCTTTTGGTTATTGTTAGAAGAAATACATATtcaattataaaacaaaaagaaggatCAAGCTACTTATAGTACGAAAGAGTTTTATTAATGAGAACGATATACATGTAAgttaataacaataaaaacgATGTCAATTTGCCATATATAGAACCTTAATAATGACACAACCATTCAATTTATTATCCGATGCATATACTATGTACATACATAGGGTAGGTATACCTACCATATATTTGTACCCAAAGTTACATATATATGGTAGGTATACATATCGTAATCTATCGTTCTCGTATTGTGGCAGTTGTTCATAAATCGTCTCTTATTACTTAAAAGTATATATTCTCTTAAAGttcatgtgtatatatatatcatgaggcacatcatttaatttattatctgATGTGGAGACTACCTATATTGATATGAATTCGGACCCTAGACCTATCATGAATCATGGACCATATGTATTCATCTTTTCACCTAGCTAACAAGAGGTTTTGTGTTCGGgctataagaaattaaaattcctCAAATGGGAAGTGGGATTTTTTCCACTTTTGTAGATATTAATCAAGAACAACTTTGAAGTGCAAGAATCTCGAACTATTCTCTATGCACTTTGCAAAATGTAAAGAAGGCTCTGCTGACAAATATCTGTGAACTTTAAACAATCAATGtccaaacaaagcacaaaGAACCCGTCAAAAGGTACTTACAAGGGATCTTAGAAAAGTTAAACTTCACAGAATTATGTCTCGAATATGGACGTTTAGTTGAAGGAGAGCCATTCAGAGGGAGAGAAAAGTGGAAGACAGGAGAAAAGTACCCTCGAGCACTGATATAAATTAGTACAACCAGAAGTGCCACCTAGTTCACCAAATCAGGCAGAGGTTCAGCAtctttaatattaataaactattttgatttaaaacaAGTTGCGCCAAGTTGTCTGATTAGCGGATTCTAGTTTTGATTCAATGCTACGGGGTAAAGATTTGTTAATAGACATACAGCATGCATAACATGCTTTGTTTCTGGTTCAAATTGATTTTATGTTTCCTATTACTTTGGAGATTCGGTCTGGTATTTTGTTCTCTACCATTGCTTTTTATTTCTGCTAGCTGTACTTACTCTCTGTGGAGAAACACTATGCCTAGCTAGATATGCATGTTGTACTAGGCTTTAAAAACTATGTAAAACAAAATGCTTAAAAGATTACTGAGAACAAAAACATGTATCATGTTTTGTACTGAAAACACtgcataatatatttttttgtagatTTATATTGTGGTAAAGGGAAACTAATTATTCTTTCGCAGTTTACTAAAAAGGTTGGGGTAttctagaagaagaaaaataaaaatttagtgaaaaacaggagagagaaattcaaTCAGCATATTGTTGCTAATTTGGTAATAAATGACggtttttaagtttttgcAACGACTAGTGACGGTTTGTTGACCTTTCGTGAcgaaaatttatataaattgtgTTTAGCAATGGATTATTTCGCCGCTAGCCGTAGGTGAAAACACTAAATGCGACGATATGCTTGTCCGCCTTTCAATTTGCGTCTTATCCTCGTATTTTAATTGGTGCAAAATTCTAcaaaacataaataccacATCTTAAAAGCACTACCgctaaatttattattattattatcactGAGATCCCTATCAATCCGAATAAACAAACAATTGGTTTATAGAGAATACAATAAATCATTCAAAAGTGAAACTTTGAGCTACTTCACAGTTTACATCAACCAAAACACAACAGACAGACAAGGGATATATAAACCATATACAATCAAACAATTGCAAGCATGCATTGGCAACCACTGCActtgaagagggagagagcaaACAAGTTTACTAAATGTGATTCTAGTTTTTCTCTCATCCTTTGAATTGCGACTCCCTGCTATGGGGCAATGTGACTGAGAAGTCTACACATTTTATGATGCAATGACGATGGAACGCATGGTTGCATGCTTGATGCACCCCAAACTGCAAGATAAAAGAATAGTTTAGTGACTTATCATCAAGCATCAAGTTGTGCAAACAATGAACGAAATAAGTTATATCCAATAAAAACTACAGActagaaaaacacaaattaGACTGCAAATGCAAAATGTGAAATGTCGGAATCTAGTCGGATCAatgcacaatataataaaGGCTTTCGCACTGTAAGAAATTTGGTTGGCCTATTTGGCCTATTTGAAGAAGCACAATGTAAGAATTTCAAGCTGATCAACAATTAGTAGTTCTTGAAGCAAAATCATATTCATTCAATACCATCAAGTTGAAATTCATTCTACTGTGCTTCAATGCCACAAAGTTAACACCATAGAAGCCCTCCTctttaccaaaaagaaaaaaaaaagttaacacAATAGAagtgaaagaaaaggaaaagtagcGCATTTAAAAGAGAGGAACCAAATAACACAGCGAGAAGGATACGCAAAGGCTGtcactcatcttcttctcctgcaactgcaaaacccaaaacccttcATTTCAGAGAAGTTTATGATAATAGACTCTGTTCGATTCCATGGGTTTTGACATTTGGCTTATGATTTTAATGTGGAACCACATAATTTTTAAGTGGAGCAATTCCGATAGACATTCCACGTAAGCAGCCCGCCATACATGAGGCAAAAGTAAAATTAGAAATATAAACTGTCAAGATATAGTACATCTCAGCATTTAGTCATTCGAAGGTCTCTTTTATTAGAGAATAGTTTGAGATTCTTGCACTTCAAAATTGTTCTTGATTAATATCTACAAAAGTGGAAAAAATCCCACTTCCCATTTGaggaattttaatttcttatagcCCTAACACAAAACCTCTTATTAGCCAGGTGAAAAGATGAATAAAAAACTTATTATTAAGTTTACTGAGTAATAATACATATGGTCCAGGATTCATGATAGGTCTTTGAATTCGTATCAATATAGGTAGTCTCCACATCAGATAATAAATTAAACGATGTGCCTCATGAGTAGGTTACTATATATATGAACTTTAAGAGAATATATACTCTTAAGTAATAAGAGACGATTTATGAACAACTTCCACAAGACGAGAACGATAGACTACGATATGCATACCTACCATATGTATGTAACGTTGGGTACAAATATATGGTAGGCATACCTATCCTATGTATGTACATAGTATATGCATTGGATAATAAATTGAAAGGTTGTCTCATTATTAAGGTTCTATATATGGCAAATTGACATCGTCTATTGTTATTAACTTACATGTATATTGTTCTTACGTACGTAAACTCTTATAACCTACATGAATATCCTTCATAACCTATATCTATATCGTTCCTACGTATGTCAACTCTTATAACCTATATGAATATCCTTCATATCTACGTAACTCATTAATAAAACTCCTTCGTACTATAAGACCATCAATTATAGCTTCatccttccttttgttttataattgaACATGTGTTTCTTCTAACAATAACCAAAAGGATTTTAATTGTAGTTTTAATAGCAGAAAAAATGTATTCTCTACTTTATATATTGATATATCgtttattatattaattgttAGGACGTGACTCAACAAAATAGATGCACGACAGAAAAGAgacagagaaacaaaaaaaatctaaacaaTAATGGGCTCAATTACCTTATAAGTGATAATTACCAAGGATAGAAAGAAATATCGATCTTTTAATCATTTGAATGAGCCACAACAAAATCTGTGTTTTAATGCATGTATGTATGCTAATTTAACAGACAAGCTTCCATATAAAACCAAGGGTGGATAAGAAGTCCCATgaattccaaaaaaataaaaaggaagataTTACATAGGCATCCACCCAACTCATAGTACTAAATTTTCTGCATCATATTTACAACTTTATTTGTGCTAATAAAATTGCCTACCCGAGATTTCATATTTATCCTACCTATAAAACAATCTTAATTACCATTTATGTGAAAACCACATTCCCCTCACACATGGACAACAAATCTTCTTGTATTGACTCTTCCATTGTAAGCCGTCATAAATTTAGCAATGTACTAATATACCAAAATGGTCTATATTGATTTTCATATCTCCTGCATTGTAAGAGCAATAAATTTCTATCTAGGATGTAATCTTCTAGAATTGGTTAGGTAGCCCTTGCTGCTCCTATATATATCGCAGGCTGTTTGGGGCAAGCAAACCCACTAAAGCTACTAAggcttttccttcttcttccctagtttgcaattgtttttcctctcaattttttctctttcagccATGACTAGAAAGAAGGTCAGCCTGACCTACATCACTAATGACTCAGCTAGAAAAGCCACAttcaagaaaaggaagaagggtTTGATGAAGAAGGCGAATGAACTTAGCACCCTTTGTGATATTCAAGCATGTGTTATTATTTATAGCCAGTATGAATCTCACCCTGAAGTTTGGCCATCCCCTTTGGGAGTGCAACGCATTGTCTCACAATTCAGGAGCCTGCCAGAGATGGACCAGAGCAAAAAGATGGTCAACCAGGAGACCTTTCTGAGGCAGAGGATTGTGAAGGCCAACGAGCAGCTGAAGAAGCTGAGGAAGGAGAATCGGGAGAAGGAGATGTCGAGGGTCATGTTTCAGAGCCTGACTGGTAAGCCTCTGCAGGGACTGACCATGATTGATCTGAACGACCTCGGGTGGCTCATTGACCAGAACTTGAAGGAGCTGGTTGATAAGATCAAGACCCGGAAGGAGGAGCTGGCTCAGAGAAATCCAGTCCCAGTCCCACCAACTCCAGCAGCTGTGCCTGCAGCTGGAGACCATGCCCTGAACCTGAACATGCACGCAACAATGGAGAGACAAGCTTTCGGGCTTAGCAACATGGGCAACACCATGCAGAGGCCTTCATGGTTCACAGACATGATGAACCCTAATGAGCAAATGGGGTTTGGTGCTGTGGCTGAGGTTCTGCCCTTTGGGGATCAATACCATCATGGTCATGGTCTTTGGTCTAACAatcctttttttccttgagaTATCTAGCGTTTGTTTCTTTGGTGTTTTTTAAGTGATTTGGTGCACGTGTTGATGGTTTTAGTCTTAAACCACAGGAGGTTGTGTATCTTTCTTTAATCTTATGTAATAAAAAGTTTAGTGACCAGTAGTTGTTGGGTTTGTTCGTATTCTTCGAGGGCTTATTATCTGATGTATTTGAGTATTATTAGTCTTTTTAATATCCATGGAAATATaatctatataatatatataaacatccATGGGATGAGAGACGGGTTGCatgtaagaaatttttttattagtaTAACCATAATCGACGATCATATTGTACAAAAGACTTTTATCGATAACTAATTTAGGTATGTATGAAGGATATACATGCATGTTAATAACAACAGACAAGATGTCAATTTGCCATTTATAGGATCTTAACAATGAGACAACCATTCAATTTGCACTGAACGATACGTACATATAGCAGGTACACCTACCATATATTTGCACTGAACGATACGTACATATGGTAGGTACACCCACCATACACCTGTACTTAGCGGAACGAAACGTAGTCTTACAAACCATggaccctaaaccctaatggtACACCTACCATTTTACTGTCATATTACACAGTAAAATGACAATACTTTTTATCATTCATCTTTCACCTAGCAATTGTCCACAATGGTGATAGAGAGAGTCATAGACATCGATGTTTTTTATCTGTGGATGGCTACAAAACTAATTAATGACCAGAGGTTGTTTTAGGCTATACGAAACTAAAATTCCTAAAATTGGAAGTGGGATTTTTTCCACTTTGTATATGTTAGCTAAGAACGactttgaaatgcaagaatttTAAACTATCCTCTACAATGCACtttgaaaaaaatgcaaagaagACTCTGCTGACTAATAACTATGTCTCATAATCATAAATCAGATGCAATCAAATAATCATAAACTCCCTttcaattaaataagaaaCTCATAAATCATCATCAATTGGAAAATTGAGTTTAAGACTTACTTGAAGAttggaaatttgaaaaataatagtCGAGTTCGCGTCGGCAGGACCCCGGCGGCAGGTGGTTGGGTGGGAATTGGGGGTTAGGGTTTGAAGATTTTGGCTGAGgatttggggttttggggtttgGTGGGGGTGTGTTTTTCAGAGTCGCATTGGGGGAGTTccgttctttctttttgttttttggtatGACCTGGCTCAAAACGGTGTCGTTTGGACCAggtcattaaaaaataaaataaaacacaccTGGACATAAAAGTGGAGAAATAATCCCCTGAATACTGCTAAATAGTAAATAGCCACACCAAACGACATGAAAATTAGTGGCAATCTTCACTCACTTTTAGTACACCAAATGAGGCTTAGGTTAAACATCTTTAATGTTAATTAATCAACTATTAACCAACTTGAcactagtttttatttatataatataaacgATATTGAAAATGAAGGGAATCAAAACTAACACTTCAGATGCATGAATAAATTCTCTTGAGTTACAAGCCCCTCACAACTTGAAACTAATTTTGATTCAAAACAAGTTTCACCAATTGTTTCATAGGATTCTAATTTTGACTCGATGCCACAgtgataaaatatttattaatatcaCACTCAACATGCATAACAtgctatgttttgttttttggacaGAGCATAACATGCTATGTTTCTGATTCAAATTGATCTCAATTTTTTGTCTCCTATTTGTTTGGAAGGTTGGTCTGGTATTTTGTTCTCTACCACTGCTTTTATCTCTGCTAGCTGTACAGTTCGTGGAACTGTGTTAGATTCCACTGctttggatttcaatcaatatCTCACTTGAATTAAGACGCTAGAGTTCGGTTTTCATCCTTCCTCCCTCTAAAGATCTTTAGAGATATTTCTTGTATATGACCATTGTACGGAATCATTTTTCAAGCCTGGGCGTCCTTTGTCCCAAAAGAACTCGAGGGGACAGCAACTTTAGTATTATATAGTTGTTCTGAAACTACCTGAAAGAATACTATGTCATGGGAATGTTGTGGTTGAGGGTCACAA
Protein-coding regions in this window:
- the LOC18774305 gene encoding anaphase-promoting complex subunit 11 yields the protein MWHAVASWTWDAQDETCGICRMAFDGCCPDCKLPGDDCPLIWGACNHAFHLHCILKWVNSQTPQAHCPMCRREWQFKG
- the LOC18774009 gene encoding agamous-like MADS-box protein AGL80 isoform X1, with product MTRKKVSLTYITNDSARKATFKKRKKGLMKKANELSTLCDIQACVIIYSQYESHPEVWPSPLGVQRIVSQFRSLPEMDQSKKMVNQETFLRQRIVKANEQLKKLRKENREKEMSRVMFQSLTGKPLQGLTMIDLNDLGWLIDQNLKELVDKIKTRKEELAQRNPVPVPPTPAAVPAAGDHALNLNMHATMERQAFGLSNMGNTMQRPSWFTDMMNPNEQMGFGAVAEVLPFGDQYHHGHGLWSNNPFFP
- the LOC18774533 gene encoding agamous-like MADS-box protein AGL80, with the protein product MTRKKVKLAYIANDSTRKATFKKRKRGLIKKISELSTLCDVPACALIYSQYESLPDIWPSPSGVQRVIAQFRNMPEMEQGRKMFNQETFLRQRIVKSHEQLKRLRKENREKEVSRVMFQTLTGRPLQGLNMIDLNDLGWLIDQNVKELGEKIKSKREELLAQRNEVTMAAPNAAALPARAGDHGMDLNMQQPAMENTMQRPPWFSDVMTPQEPMGSGAAGGDEVLPFGDQNHPAFWHNSPFFH
- the LOC18774009 gene encoding agamous-like MADS-box protein AGL80 isoform X2 translates to MTRKKVSLTYITNDSARKATFKKRKKGLMKKANELSTLCDIQACVIIYSQYESHPEVWPSPLGVQRIVSQFRSLPEMDQSKKMVNQETFLRQRIVKANEQLKKLRKENREKEMSRVMFQSLTGKPLQGLTMIDLNDLGWLIDQNLKELAQRNPVPVPPTPAAVPAAGDHALNLNMHATMERQAFGLSNMGNTMQRPSWFTDMMNPNEQMGFGAVAEVLPFGDQYHHGHGLWSNNPFFP